The following proteins are encoded in a genomic region of Cryptomeria japonica chromosome 11, Sugi_1.0, whole genome shotgun sequence:
- the LOC131053746 gene encoding putative receptor-like protein kinase At3g47110, whose amino-acid sequence MLSGEIPDTIGGLQQLTHLVLNHNNLSRNIPASLGKCYKLQLLDLSNNQFSGLIPNEVASLANLQIYFNLSRNFLEGSLPMEIGKMIHVQAIDVSVNRLEGTIPATLESCEQLEYLNLSSNELQGTIPNSLSGLKSLVSMDLSFNNLSGLIPVSLRSLNMLQYLNLSFNNFSGEIREEGIFKNLTAASFMGNTFLCGEWIELPSCSVLNTQPKDHTNRTKILAAVGGTIGFLFVCLLILGLIYRRRKVNSDAHSDILPLKLMDDKGISYQEIVKATDGFNEKNMLGTGSFGSVYKGIMDDGKIAAFKLLNLQNEEAKKSFSKECKVLAEVRHRNLVKIISFCLEFGHKVLVLDFMSNGNLDTLLHSKDNSLTFREILNIAIDVIHGLEYLHHDCFLQVVHCDIKPSNILLDDYMTAHVADFGIAQIICGSDTSTTESGNTSTLVLKGSMGYIAPEYGFGGKVSTRGDIYSYGIMLLEMVTRKSPTDHMFVGGLNLQKWVNMHFDNKMDEIVDTSMMKEIGEYGVNQCLIPFLLVGLECSNESPSERPSARDVVGVLKTIRTTLLEDHENL is encoded by the exons ATGCTTTCTGGAGAGATCCCTGATACAATTGGTGGCCTTCAACAGTTAACGCATCTTGTGCTTAACCACAACAATCTATCCAGGAATATACCTGCAAGTTTGGGAAAATGTTACAAATTGCAATTGCTGGATCTCTCCAACAATCAGTTCAGTGGACTCATACCCAATGAAGTGGCTAGTCTTGCTAATCTACAGATTTATTTCAATTTATCCAGAAACTTCTTGGAGGGATCTCTGCCCATGGAGATTGGAAAGATGATTCATGTTCAAGCTATTGATGTTTCAGTTAACAGGTTAGAAGGGACAATTCCAGCTACTCTGGAAAGTTGTGAGCAACTTGAATATCTGAATTTATCTTCCAATGAATTGCAAGGGACAATACCCAATTCTCTCAGTGGATTAAAAAGTCTTGTAAGCATGGACCTGTCTTTCAACAATCTTTCAGGTTTGATCCCTGTGTCTCTTAGGTCGCTGAATATGCTTCAAtatttgaatttgtctttcaataactTCAGTGGAGAAATCAGAGAAGAGGGCATCTTTAAAAATTTGACAGCTGCATCATTTATGGGAAATACGTTTCTCTGTGGAGAATGGATCGAGTTACCTTCATGCTCTGTTCTCAATACTCAGCCAAAAGACCACACCAACAGAACTAAAATATTAGCAGCAGTGGGTGGAACCATTGGCTTCCTGTTTGTTTGTTTATTGATCTTGGGCCTAATTTACAGGAGGCGCAAGGTCAACTCCGATGCTCACAGTGACATTTTGCCCCTGAAACTCATGGATGACAAGGGGATTTCCTATCAAGAAATCGTTAAAGCCACTGATGGGTTCAACGAGAAAAACATGTTAGGGACTGGCAGCTTTGGCTCAGTGTACAAAGGCATTATGGATGATGGTAAAATTGCTGCTTTCAAACTTCTAAATTTGCAAAATGAGGAAGCCAAGAAGAGCTTCAGCAAGGAATGCAAAGTGTTGGCAGAAGTCAGGCACAGGAACCTGGTCAAAATCATATCCTTCTGTTTAGAATTTGGACACAAAGTATTGGTTTTAGATTTCATGTCCAACGGGAATCTGGACACACTACTGCATTCCAAGGATAACTCATTGACCTTCAGGGAGATATTGAACATAGCAATCGATGTTATCCATGGATTAGAATATCTGCATCATGACTGTTTTCTGCAAGTTGTACATTGTGATATAAAACCAAGCAACATTCTTCTGGATGATTATATGACAGCACATGTAGCAGATTTTGGGATTGCCCAAATAATTTGTGGGTCAGATACAAGTACCACTGAGTCAGGAAATACTTCCACTCTAGTTCTCAAAGGATCGATGGGCTACATTGCACCAG AGTATGGATTTGGTGGGAAGGTATCCACGAGAGGCGATATTTACAGTTATGGTATTATGCTGTTGGAAATGGTAACTCGAAAGAGTCCAACTGACCATATGTTTGTGGGAGGATTGAACCTCCAGAAGTGGGTAAACATGCATTTTGATAACAAAATGGACGAGATTGTTGACACGAGCATGATGAAGGAAATAGGAGAATATGGAGTAAATCAGTGTCTGATTCCATTCCTACTTGTTGGTCTGGAGTGTTCAAATGAGTCCCCCAGTGAAAGACCCTCAGCCAGAGACGTGGTAGGAGTACTGAAAACTATTAGGACGACTCTCCTTGAAGATCATGAAAATTTGTAA
- the LOC131053752 gene encoding LRR receptor-like serine/threonine-protein kinase FLS2, with protein sequence MHPLFGMCFVLFHFLLPCTSAITDEQSLIDFRKSITLDPLNSLANWVPTVHFCNWTGVTCNSARNRVQLLELADMELEGTISHSIGNLSFLTQLDLINNSFVGQIPQEIGRIQVLKALYLSINHLQGSIPRNLTSCKELQELNLAANQLTGTIPLELSMLTNLRVLKLGSNNLSGNIPPSLGNLSHLEVLYMADLELEGHIPPELGKLSNLTSFLLFENRRLTGPIPSSISNCSGLIELGLYSNSLTSSIPLELGKLSRLTVLYLWDNQLKGTIPATIANCTQLSELDLELNHLSGEVPLVLSRLSKLQTLSLSSNQLVAAAQTPFPFLLPF encoded by the coding sequence ATGCATCCCTTGTTTGGAATGTGCtttgttctctttcattttctaTTGCCCTGTACCTCTGCAATTACTGATGAGCAAAGTCTTATAGATTTCAGGAAATCCATCACCTTGGATCCTCTAAATTCCTTAGCCAATTGGGTCCCTACTGTTCACTTCTGCAATTGGACTGGAGTTACTTGTAATTCGGCCAGAAACAGAGTTCAATTGCTTGAGTTGGCAGATATGGAATTAGAAGGTACCATCTCCCATTCAATTGGCAACCTCTCTTTCCTTACACAACTCGACCTCATCAACAACAGTTTTGTAGGCCAAATTCCACAGGAAATAGGGCGAATTCAAGTTTTAAAGGCTCTCTATCTTTCAATCAATCATTTACAGGGCTCTATTCCAAGGAATTTGACTTCCTGCAAGGAGTTACAAGAATTGAACCTGGCTGCTAACCAATTGACTGGTACAATTCCTTTAGAATTGAGTATGCTTACAAATCTTCGTGTCCTTAAACTCGGCTCCAACAATCTTTCTGGTAACATCCCTCCCTCCTTAGGAAATCTCTCTCATCTCGAAGTATTGTATATGGCAGATCTTGAACTTGAAGGTCACATTCCACCAGAACTGGGAAAGCTATCTAACTTGACCTCTTTTCTCCTCTTTGAGAATCGCCGTTTAACTGGCCCTATTCCCTCCTCAATCTCAAATTGTTCGGGCTTGATCGAATTGGGCCTCTATAGCAACAGCTTGACTAGTAGTATTCCACTAGAATTGGGCAAGCTATCTCGCCTTACAGTTCTATATCTATGGGACAATCAGCTGAAAGGCACCATCCCAGCCACAATTGCCAATTGTACACAACTGAGTGAACTTGATTTGGAGCTCAACCATCTCAGTGGAGAAGTACCATTGGTGTTGAGCAGGCTTTCAAAGCTTCAAACACTGAGCCTATCGTCTAATCAACTTGTTGCGGCAGCTCAGACACCATTCCCATTCTTACTGCCCTTCTGA